DNA from Terriglobales bacterium:
ATGGGGATCACGAGCGAGAGAACGCCCAGCACCAGCAGCGCAACCCCAACCCAGAATAAGGCTTTCATATGCCGTCCTCCAGAAGATCCCGGCGAAGCTGATTCGCTTACTCGGCCGGATCCTTGTGACGGGTCGTTTTCACGCCCGTCAGAATCCCCAGTCCCGCCAAAACGACTGCGCCGACGACTACCCAATGCGCAGGCACGTGCAGCAGGGTGGCCCCGTAGATGAGCCCGCCCATCAAGATCAGAAAACCAACGATGTAGAGCAAGAATGACATTGCATTTCCTTTCTTAACGCCGCTTACGACTAAATCGGATCGCCCGCCCACCGCTGGGCTATCGCAAGGTCAATCGCGACGCCCGCTCAGCAAGTTGATGATGACGACCACAACCGCGATGACGATCAGCAGGTGTACCAGGCTTCCTCCCACGTGGAAACCGAAGCCCAAGAGCCAAAGGATTAGAAGAATCACGACGATGGTCCACAACATTTCCGCCTCCTGTGTTGACTGACCCGCGCCGAACTGCGCTTCCCCCTGCACCGCACTGGCTCGGGGGAGGGCAGGAAGCCGGCGCTATTTCTTGTCTTCCGCAGCCCTGGCTTGTCCGCTGCTGCTGGCCACGGCTGCCATAAAGGACGAAGCCACTGCGGGAGCTGCTACGGAGCCGCTCAGGATAGTCCGCTGCGGGATCTTCTTGCCATAGATGGCGCGGGTGGAATCGTCATCCTTCTGCACGACGGCGCCCGTGAGCGAGATGCCGGCGAACAAGCCCTTGGAGCGCGAGTACGTGAGAATCTCGCTGTCCGCTTTCCAGTCCGTACCAGCCGAAGCATGACGCCCGACAGGGCCGGCGGCGGCACCGGCGTCGGCGCCCACCTGGAACTTGTTGGAGAGCATGCGCTGCATGCCCTGATTATTCATCACGGTCATGACC
Protein-coding regions in this window:
- a CDS encoding lmo0937 family membrane protein translates to MLWTIVVILLILWLLGFGFHVGGSLVHLLIVIAVVVVIINLLSGRRD
- a CDS encoding lipid-binding SYLF domain-containing protein; translated protein: MVLSLSSLSWAGTTREDSVERLDKAASVLHEIMATPDKGIPQEVMDSAKCIAVVPHMIKGAFIFGGKHGRGVATCRTAHGWSAPAFISIGGGSWGLQFGVQDIDLVMTVMNNQGMQRMLSNKFQVGADAGAAAGPVGRHASAGTDWKADSEILTYSRSKGLFAGISLTGAVVQKDDDSTRAIYGKKIPQRTILSGSVAAPAVASSFMAAVASSSGQARAAEDKK